One segment of Dama dama isolate Ldn47 chromosome 15, ASM3311817v1, whole genome shotgun sequence DNA contains the following:
- the ZNF25 gene encoding zinc finger protein 25 — MNKYRGPVTFKDVTVEFTQEEWKLLDTAQRTLYREVMQENYSHLISVGYCANRPNAIFKLKQGKEPWILEVQFPRQNNPEDVCNTHDQGARCLESQAENSRNGELKKHQETHTSEKTYKCNECGKSFYQQSILIIHEHTHSKDKPSECEKSVSQNGHLTRQPKTPTREKTYECKECKKTFYHLSSLSRHLRTHAGEKPYECNQCEKSFYQKPHLMEHQKTHTGEKPFECTECGKFFYVKAYLMVHQKTHTGEKPYECKECRKSFSQKSHLTVHQRTHTGEKPYKCKECGKFFSRNSHLKTHQRTHTGEKPYECKECGKCFYQKSALTVHQRTHTGEKPFECNKCGKTFYYKSDLTKHQRKHTGEKPYECNECGKSFSVNSVLRLHQRTHTGEKPYECKECGKSFSQKSHFVIHQRKHTGEKPYECKECKETFFQKSKLTAHQKTHTEGKIL; from the exons ATGAACAAGTACAGG GGACCAGTAACATTTAAGGATGTTACTGTGGAATTCACCCAGGAGGAATGGAAATTGCTGGACACTGCTCAGAGGACCCTATATAGAGAAGTGATGCAGGAGAACTACAGTCACCTCATCTCAGTGG GCTATTGTGCAAATAGGCCAAATGCAATCTTCAAGTTGAAGCAAGGAAAAGAACCATGGATATTAGAAGTACAATTTCCACGTCAGAACAACCCTG AAGACGTATGCAATACTCATGACCAAGGAGCAAGATGTCTGGAAAGCCAAGCTGAAAATTCAAG GAATGGAGAACTCAAGAAACATCAGGAAACTCATACCAGTGAGAAAACCtataaatgtaatgaatgtggaaaGTCCTTCTACCAGCAGTCTATCCTCATAATACATGAGCATACTCACTCAAAGGACAAACCCAGCGAATGTGAGAAATCCGTCTCTCAGAACGGACACCTCACAAGACAACCAAAAACTCCTACCAGAGAGAAGACCTATGAATGTAAAGAATGTAAGAAAACTTTCTACCATCTGTCATCTCTCAGTAGACATTTGAGAACTCATGCAGGAGAGAAACCGTACGAATGTAATCAGTGTGAGAAATCCTTCTACCAGAAACCACACCTCATGGAACAtcagaaaacacacacaggaGAAAAACCCTTTGAATGTACTGAATGTGGGAAGTTCTTCTATGTTAAGGCATACCTTATGGTACATCAGaaaacacacacaggggagaaaccatatgaatgtaaggaatgtaGGAAGTCCTTTTCCCAGAAATCACACCTCACAGTACATCAGAGAACACAtacaggggagaaaccctataaatgtaaggaatgtgggaaattcttctCTAGAAATTCACACCTCAAAACTCATCAGCGaactcacacaggagagaaaccctatgaatgtaaggaatgtggtaAATGCTTCTACCAAAAGTCAGCCTTAACAGTACATCAGCGAACTCATACAGGGGAGAAACCCTTTGAATGTAATAAATGTGGAAAAACCTTTTACTATAAATCGGACCTCACTAAACATCAGAGaaaacacacaggggagaagccctatgaatgtaatgaatgtggtAAATCTTTCTCTGTGAATTCAGTCCTCAGATTACATCAAAGGactcacacaggagagaaaccctatgaatgcaAGGAGTGTGGGAAATCCTTCTCTCAGAAGTCACACTTTGTCATACATCAGAGAaaacacacaggagagaaaccctatgaatgtaaggaGTGTAAGGAAACATTTTTTCAGAAATCAAAACTCACTGCGCatcagaagacacacacagaagggAAAATCTTATAA